A single bacterium DNA region contains:
- a CDS encoding MMPL family transporter, whose translation MLKKLTWFAMNRPKVTLAAILLFTGVFGAQFPQIRIDTDPENMLEADQPDRMLYNQAKSDFGIHDMIVLGITDESGVFNPSTLAKVERIVQGILKIPGVITDDVISLTTTDDVRPKAGLLEVRRIMEAVPREEAEAQAIQASIAANPLLADKVASQDGKGLAIYIPIERKDQAHRIGAEIENLVTPELGDGQSYHLAGLPIAEDSFGVEMFRQMGLMAPISGMVIFLLLWLLFRKLTLILPAMAVAMFSVVWGMGLLIGTGFTVHIMSSMIPVFLMPIAVLDAVHILSEFYDRYPQIGDRRETLHRTMNDLFTPMLYTSLTSAVGFGSLMLADIPPVRVFGGFVAWGILAAWLLTITLIPASIMLIREERLKAAFRSLGEAHDLLGRLLPSFGQAVVARRRVLAVAAALLLLVGAFGLSRIVVNDNPVTWFEEGHRLRVADREMNRLFGGTYMAYLVIDGQTAGAIKRPAVMSYLADLQRALERDPVVGKTSSVADIVGQVSTVLHDGDPAFRKVPTDDEELGQYLFLFQMSGDPGDLDNFVDYDYRYANIWVQMKRGENRDMARVEQAIAAYLAAHPPPPEVSVSWSGLTYINKVWQDLMVVGMRNAILGGFVAVFILMVILFRSPILGLLSMLPLTFAIVLSYGLVGLVGRDYDMPIAVCSSLALGLSIDFAIHFIQRFRSRFAEVGDLEAVNRYMFGEPGRAIARNALLIILGFLPMLLSSLGPYKTVGAFFALLMTFSALTTLVLLPGLLRMIGGRVLAGGGTGATAHP comes from the coding sequence ATGCTCAAGAAACTCACCTGGTTTGCCATGAACAGGCCGAAGGTCACGCTAGCGGCAATTCTGCTGTTCACCGGGGTTTTCGGAGCACAGTTCCCCCAGATCCGCATCGATACCGACCCCGAGAACATGCTCGAGGCAGATCAACCGGACCGAATGCTCTACAACCAGGCCAAGAGCGATTTTGGTATCCACGACATGATCGTTCTCGGGATCACGGACGAGAGCGGGGTCTTCAATCCCAGCACACTAGCCAAGGTCGAGCGCATCGTGCAGGGAATCCTGAAGATCCCGGGGGTCATCACCGACGATGTCATCAGCCTGACGACCACCGACGACGTCCGGCCGAAGGCGGGCCTGCTCGAGGTGCGGCGCATCATGGAGGCCGTCCCGCGTGAGGAAGCGGAGGCCCAGGCCATCCAAGCCTCCATCGCCGCCAACCCGCTTCTCGCGGACAAGGTTGCCTCCCAAGACGGCAAGGGGCTCGCGATATACATCCCCATCGAGCGCAAGGACCAAGCACATCGAATCGGAGCCGAGATAGAGAATCTCGTAACTCCCGAACTCGGCGACGGACAGAGCTACCACCTGGCAGGGCTGCCGATCGCTGAGGACAGTTTCGGGGTAGAGATGTTCCGGCAGATGGGGCTGATGGCGCCGATCTCCGGCATGGTGATCTTCCTGCTGCTCTGGCTGCTCTTCCGCAAGCTGACCCTCATCCTGCCCGCCATGGCGGTGGCGATGTTCAGTGTGGTTTGGGGCATGGGCCTGCTCATCGGCACTGGTTTCACCGTCCACATCATGTCCAGCATGATTCCGGTCTTTCTGATGCCCATTGCTGTGCTCGACGCAGTCCACATCCTGAGCGAGTTCTACGACCGCTACCCCCAGATCGGTGACCGGCGCGAGACCCTGCACCGGACGATGAACGATCTCTTTACCCCGATGCTCTATACCTCCCTGACCTCGGCTGTCGGCTTCGGGTCGCTGATGCTGGCGGACATTCCGCCGGTCCGCGTATTCGGCGGCTTCGTCGCCTGGGGAATCCTGGCCGCCTGGCTGCTGACGATCACCCTGATCCCAGCGTCGATCATGTTGATTCGGGAGGAACGGCTCAAGGCGGCGTTTCGTTCACTCGGCGAGGCCCACGACCTGCTGGGTCGCCTGTTGCCCTCATTCGGCCAAGCGGTGGTAGCGAGGCGTCGAGTTCTAGCCGTTGCGGCTGCGCTTCTCCTTCTTGTGGGCGCCTTCGGGCTCTCCCGCATCGTCGTCAACGACAATCCGGTCACCTGGTTCGAGGAGGGGCACCGTTTGCGCGTCGCGGACCGAGAGATGAACCGTCTGTTCGGCGGCACCTACATGGCCTATCTGGTGATCGACGGGCAGACGGCTGGCGCGATCAAGCGTCCCGCGGTGATGAGCTATCTGGCCGATCTTCAGAGAGCCCTGGAGCGTGACCCCGTGGTGGGCAAGACCTCTTCGGTGGCCGACATCGTGGGGCAGGTCTCCACGGTTCTACATGACGGCGATCCAGCCTTCCGGAAAGTCCCCACCGATGACGAAGAGCTGGGACAGTACCTGTTCCTGTTTCAGATGTCGGGAGACCCCGGTGATCTCGACAACTTCGTCGACTACGACTATCGCTACGCCAACATCTGGGTGCAGATGAAGCGCGGCGAGAACCGCGACATGGCCCGCGTCGAGCAGGCCATTGCGGCCTATCTGGCTGCCCATCCCCCGCCACCCGAAGTCAGCGTCAGCTGGTCCGGCCTCACCTACATCAACAAGGTGTGGCAAGACCTGATGGTGGTCGGAATGCGCAATGCGATTCTGGGTGGTTTCGTGGCGGTTTTCATCTTGATGGTGATCCTCTTCCGGTCCCCGATCCTCGGCCTGCTCTCGATGCTTCCGCTGACTTTCGCCATCGTCCTCTCATACGGCCTGGTGGGGTTGGTCGGCAGGGACTACGACATGCCGATCGCTGTCTGCTCTTCCCTGGCGCTGGGCCTGTCGATCGATTTCGCCATTCACTTCATCCAGCGCTTCCGATCCCGCTTCGCCGAAGTGGGGGACCTCGAGGCCGTCAACCGCTACATGTTCGGTGAGCCGGGCCGGGCCATCGCCAGGAACGCGCTGCTCATCATTCTCGGCTTCTTGCCGATGCTCCTCTCCAGCCTGGGTCCCTACAAGACGGTCGGAGCCTTCTTCGCCTTGCTGATGACCTTCAGTGCTCTGACGACACTCGTGCTGCTGCCGGGATTGCTGCGCATGATCGGTGGCCGCGTCCTGGCCGGCGGCGGCACGGGCGCGACAGCCCACCCCTAG
- a CDS encoding metalloregulator ArsR/SmtB family transcription factor, whose amino-acid sequence MTLSNRQFKDAIYDQLARLGKAVASPTRLELLDLLCQGPRTVESLARQAGQSVACTSKNLRLLHAARLVETERQGTYVTYRLAGEEVCELFRTLRKLAELRLTEIDAITRNFLESRETLEPVDREELIRRVHDGEALVLDVRPREEYEAAHIAGALSVPLSELKDFLVELPRDKQIVAYCRGPYCVMSIDAVRLLREEGFDAVRLEDGVPDWRARGLEVGAAEAG is encoded by the coding sequence ATGACTCTCTCCAACCGTCAGTTCAAAGACGCTATCTACGACCAGCTCGCGCGGCTGGGCAAGGCCGTCGCCAGCCCAACCCGCTTGGAGCTCCTCGACCTCTTATGCCAGGGACCGCGGACCGTCGAGTCCCTGGCCCGGCAAGCCGGCCAGAGCGTCGCCTGTACCTCCAAGAACCTGCGCCTCCTCCATGCCGCGCGCCTGGTCGAGACCGAGCGGCAGGGGACCTACGTGACCTACCGGTTGGCCGGAGAGGAGGTGTGCGAGCTCTTCCGCACTCTGCGGAAGCTCGCCGAGCTCCGTCTCACCGAAATCGACGCGATCACCCGAAACTTCCTCGAGTCGAGGGAGACCCTCGAGCCGGTCGATCGCGAAGAGCTGATCCGCAGAGTCCACGACGGCGAGGCGCTGGTTCTCGATGTCAGGCCACGTGAGGAATACGAAGCCGCGCATATCGCGGGTGCTCTCTCGGTACCGCTTTCCGAGCTAAAAGACTTCCTCGTGGAACTTCCGCGGGATAAGCAGATCGTCGCCTACTGCCGGGGCCCGTATTGCGTCATGTCGATCGACGCGGTACGTCTCCTGCGCGAGGAAGGCTTCGACGCCGTGCGGCTGGAGGACGGCGTGCCCGATTGGCGGGCTCGGGGCCTCGAAGTAGGGGCCGCTGAAGCTGGATGA
- a CDS encoding outer membrane lipoprotein-sorting protein has translation MNPGRLTRFGLVTWVATLVALTPTVAAIEPTAEEIVSHSLDAFYYAGNDMRARVSMVLVNPQGKKRLRELTMLRRNFGASGDQRYFIFFHAPADVNGMTFMVWKYPAKEDDRWIFIPAVKLVRRIAANDKRSSFVGSDFTYEDVSGRDVADETHELLRSEEFDGRPCFLVESRPKTSTDYARRVSWIDKERWVPLKEEYFDAREEPVRVFTADEVEEIGGHWTATKRTTKNLQTDHYTEVTFQEISYDVGLDEDLFTERYLRQPPRKWIR, from the coding sequence ATGAACCCTGGCCGACTGACTAGATTCGGACTCGTGACATGGGTGGCCACCCTGGTTGCCCTCACCCCCACCGTAGCTGCCATAGAGCCCACCGCGGAGGAGATCGTCAGCCATTCCCTCGACGCCTTCTACTACGCCGGCAACGACATGCGGGCGCGAGTATCCATGGTCTTGGTCAATCCGCAGGGTAAGAAACGACTGCGCGAGTTGACGATGCTCAGGAGGAACTTCGGCGCTTCGGGCGACCAGCGCTACTTCATCTTTTTTCATGCGCCCGCCGATGTCAACGGAATGACCTTTATGGTCTGGAAGTACCCGGCGAAAGAGGACGATCGCTGGATCTTCATCCCCGCAGTCAAACTGGTCCGCCGCATTGCCGCGAACGACAAACGCTCTTCGTTCGTCGGCTCCGACTTCACCTACGAGGACGTGTCGGGCCGTGACGTCGCGGACGAGACGCACGAGCTCCTGCGTTCTGAAGAGTTCGACGGCCGACCCTGCTTCCTCGTGGAGAGTCGCCCAAAAACGAGCACCGACTACGCTCGCCGGGTGAGCTGGATCGACAAGGAGCGGTGGGTGCCACTCAAGGAGGAGTACTTCGACGCCAGAGAGGAGCCGGTCCGGGTATTCACGGCCGACGAAGTGGAAGAGATCGGTGGCCATTGGACCGCCACCAAGCGCACCACGAAGAATCTCCAAACCGATCACTACACTGAGGTAACGTTCCAAGAGATCTCCTACGACGTAGGACTGGACGAGGATCTCTTCACCGAGCGCTACCTCCGGCAACCACCGCGCAAGTGGAT